CATCAATTAAAAGCACCGCATCAAATTCTAAACCTTTCGCTAAATAGACAGGTACTACTGATATACCACCTTCATATTTACTTTGGTTTGCTTCAATTACGTTTACCGTTAATCCTGCATTTGTTAATTTCACATATATATCACGGCATTCATCTTCTGTTCTTCCGATTACCGCAATTGTTTTCACATCTGCATTTTGCAAATGTTTTACCGTCTTCACAATTTCAGTAAATTGATTTTCTGTATGAATTACTTTCACATCTTCTCCACTGCGGAAGACTGGTGTTGCGAGTCCTACTGGGATTTCTGCATTTTTAATTATTTCATTTGCAAATTCAATAATTTCTTTTGTAGAACGATAACTTCTTGTCAATTCATAATAACCGGTTTCTTGGAATACTTCCTTAAAAGCATTCCAATCTTCAATTCCTTGGTAATCATAAATCGCTTGCGATAAATCACCTAATATAGTGAAAGAATTACCTAATGTAATTTCTTTTAATACATAAACTTGGAAAGGCGAAAAATCTTGCGCTTCATCAATAACAACGTGATGAAACTTCTGCCCGATTTCAATCCCTGTTATACGATGATGTATGTATATTAAAGCTGGTAAATCTTCTACATACACTTCTTTTTTACGACAACTCTTTTCTGTTTCTTTAACAAGTTCTTCAGGTAATACCTCGAGTATTTCTTTACTTTTTACTATTGAACTATACAGTGAAAGAGCACTCATTTTCGGCCAAAACTTCATATATGCGTTCAGTCTCTTAGTCGCTTCTTTTTTAAGTAATTTTTTCTCGTTTGTTTCCCCGAATTTTTTAAGTTCAATTTCAATCCAGCGCTTCATTCGTCCTACTAATCGTTCTCTTCTTTTCTGTAAAGGATAATGTTTATATTCAACTTGCATCCATTTTTTAATATCTTCTACTGGAATAATCGCTCTATCCCACGCCTCAAAATCTTTTGTCGGAACTAACTCATTTTCAAATTGGATCATTCTCTCTTCAATAAACTTCTTAAATTCCAACGTACCCTTTAATTTACCTAGCATTACCTTCTTTTGATCACGATTAATTGAAAATGCTTCTTTCAATTTTTCTTCTGTCTGCTTTAGTTTCACTGAATCATCTAACGTACGTAATGCCCAATCCAGAAACGTTGTTTGACTAATATTCCCTACACCTAATTCAGGAAGTACACTCGAAATGTAGTCTAAAAACAGACTATTCGGCGCAAATATGATCATTCTTTCTGCTTCTAGTTGTTCACGATATTCATAAATTAAAAAAGCAAGGCGATGTAAAGCAATTGTTGTCTTTCCGCTCCCTGCAACCCCTTGAATAAGTAATGGTAAATTTCTTTCCGCTCGAATAATATCATTTTGTTCCGATTGAATCGTTGAAACAATATCCTTTAGCTTATTATCTTTATTCTCACCTAATCGATATAGAAGAAAATCATCGGCATGCGATACATCTTCATTTCCTTTTACATATGTATCAACAACACGTTCAAGTTCTCTTTTTCGAATGGAAATGTTTCGTTTTAAATACACATCACCTTCTACTAACCCATCTGGTGATTGATAAAATGCTAATTCTTCTCCACCGGTAAATGAATAAAACATACTTGCGACAGGCGCCGCCAATCAATAATGATTGGCTTCATCGTGTCCATATCCGAAACCCCTACTTTTCCGATATAAATCGGCATAACTTCTTCTTTTCCATCTTCCTGAAAATCTAACCTTCCAAAGTACGGCTCTTGCACACCAATACGTAAGTTTTGTCTATTAGACTCCCTCATACTTTCAAGAATTTGCTCTTTAAAATCTTCTCCATAATAAACCGGGGTTTTTTCAAGCTTATCCAATTGCTCATCCATCGTATGTAAAGTATCCTTCATTTTTTGTAACTCACCTTCAAATATGTTGCTCATTTCGACGATTCCCTCCTGTCCGTTCTAATTTTTCAGTCGAAGTATCATTGTATTAAAAACCCAATCATAAAGTCAATAGTTTCTGTTTAAATTTTCCGAAAAAACTTATTTTTCATCTTTCTAATTTAAAAAGAATATGCAACATCTAAATCACACAAATACACATATAGTATAGTGATGCATACAAAAGATACTACTTTCTATTTGTCTCCTATTTAATTTATCTATTAACAAATATTGTAAAAATTAAAGACTTTAATCAATGGGCGTTTTACTGCCCACAAATAGTAGGATAAATAAAAGTAAAGGAGGCTCTTCAAATGAATATTTTGAATCTATCTCAAGATTAAATATGCTTCTATCTGGCTGTATCCTTATGGTTTGTTGGTCAATTATGTATGTTGAAATATATAGACTTACAAAATCCGTCTGGCCATGTGTTATCATGCATGCAATCGAGGATGCTGTTCCTACTGTTTTAGTTACAATAACAGGGATTATTACTCTTACAAACAGTAGTGATTTTTGGTTAAATCCTACTAGCGGGGTCGCTGCTACTGTTTTATTTCTCGGAATTGGAATCGTACTAAGAACTATAAGAATAAAAAGAGAACGACAATTATTCACACAATAAAAAGCAGATAATGAATTCGTCATTATCTGCTTTCCAATTTTTAAAACTACCTTATTATATTTTTTGATACATAAGCCAGTCTCCAGAGTCTATCACTTTCTTTAACATCTTTTTATCCTGAGCGATATACACATATGCCTCAATTTCCCTATAAGCAACATATACTGTTTGCGTGATTCGATTATATAAATCAGTCTCCGCATTACCTTTATATTCTTCTAGTTCATCTAACTTACACAATATCTCATCATTTACTACATAAATTTCTCCATACACCTGTTCTTCAATCGAATAAGTCATGGCCGGATATCCTTCGTTCGTATCAAATAATTTTCCATATGTCCAAGCTCTGTCTGCGATGCATGTTGCACCTAGCATATAATGAGCATTCGTTTGTCCTCTTCTTAACGTTCCATAAACGAAAACATGATACATAAATTCTTATCCCCTTTATATGCCTCTACTTTCTTATTTGTAAATAAGCACGAATCATAAAGTAACTCACTTCATTCGGAAGCTGTTCTTTAATAGATTTCAGACCACCATCTGCATTTTGAACGGCAGTTTCAATAAGAGATTCATACTCTGCTGGAACAAAGCTTTGCCAATCTACTTCCATTCCATCCTCATAGCAGCGAATTAAATGGTTTTCGATTGTTTGTCTTGATAAGTTACGTTCTTTTGCAATCTCATTCAAATCAATACCTTGTTTATACATTTCATACGTTTCTAAATGAGAATTTGCGGACGCTTTTCCTGACTTTTTACGCTCTGAAACTACTTCTGTCTTAATCGTTTCAGCATAATTTGGATTTTCCTTAATAAAATGCTGAACTGCTTGTAAGAAGTGCGAGCCATATTTCACAAGTTTGTGTTCTCCGATACCTTTTACCGTCAACAATTCGGAATCACTTTGCGGCATTTTCACACACATATCTTTTAATGTTTGGTCAGAGAAAATAACGAATGGCGGTACACCTTCTCCTTGTGCAATTTCTTTACGTACTTCACGAAGCACTTCAAATAAAGGATGGTCTTGAACAATTTGTCTTGTCTCTACTCGTTCTTTTCGTAAAACATTCTCTTTACCAAGTAATACTTCTTTCCCTTTTTCAGTTACTTTTAACGTCGGATAAGTGCCATGTTCAACTGCAATTAACTCGTCTGAAATTAAAAACTCAATAAACTCACTGACCTCTTTTACACTACGGTTCGATAAAAGCCCATACGTTGGTAAAGTATGAAAATTAAATTCAATAACTTTCTTATTCTTCGACCCAGTTAATACTTGCGCTATCATTTGCTTTCCAAAGCGTTGGTTCGTTCTAATCATGCATGATAAAACCATTTGTGATTCTCTTGTCACATCGATGCTCTCGCGATTGTCTGTACAATTACCACAGCGTCCACAATCTTCTTTCGGTTCTTCTCCAAAGTATTGCAAAATGAATGATTGTAAACATTGTTCTGTATGACAGTAATCGGTCATATTTTGCAATTTTTCAAGTTCATTTGAAAAACGTGATTCTCCAGTTGATTGATCAATTAAAAAACGCTGTACTTGTACATCTTGAGAAGAATATAACAATATACATGTACTATCTAATCCGTCACGACCAGCACGTCCTGCTTCTTGATAGTAACTTTCCATATTTTTTGGAAGCTGATAATGAATTACGTAACGAATATTCGATTTATCAATACCCATCCCGAATGCAGATGTTGCTACCATTACACTTACTTCATCTCGTAAAAAGAGTTCTTGTTGCTCATTTCGATCAATATCACTCATACCAGCGTGATATTTTGATACAGAAACTCCTGCCTTCATTAAATCTTCATATAACTGATCGACTACTTTTCTAGTAGCTGCATATATAATCCCAGATTCCTTTTGATTTTGACGAATATAATCCGCCAAATATGCATTTCGATCTTGCCCTTTAATAACAGAAAACGATAAGTTTTCACGCTCAAACGTTGTCATAATTGTATTTTCTTGATTAATTTCAAGTGTATTACAAATATCATCACGTACTTGCGGTGTTGCTGTTGCTGTTAATGCTAATACGAGCGGCTTTTCTGGAAGATAATCTAATATGCGATGTATATGTAAATAACTTGGACGGAAATCATGTCCCCACTGTGAAATACAGTGTGCTTCATCAATCGCAATCATAGGGATTTTCATATCGATAAGTTGGTCAACAAACTCCATCGAATCAAGACGCTCAGGCGCCACATAAAGTAACTTGTAATGTCCTTGTTTCGCTAATTGAATTCGCTGATTTGCTTCTGCAATAGATATAGAACTATTAATATATGTAGCTGAAATGCCATTCTGTACCAATGTATCTACTTGATCCTTCATAAGTGATATTAGAGGCGATATAACCAACGTCGTTCCTTCAAATACTAATGCCGGAATTTGATAACAAATCGACTTACCGCCACCGGTTGGCATAATACAAACCGTATCTTTCCCATCTAGTACATTTTTAATTGTTTCATCTTGTCCTCTTCGAAACGAAGAATAACCAAAGTAGGACGCTAAAAGTTCTTGTGCTTTAGTAAACAAAAAAGAGTCACCTGCTTTTCTTTATCTTTCATCTACTTCTATTATATCAATCACTTATGCGACTTGAAAGGGATGATTAGATGCTTATTGTTTTTTCATTATTCTATGTTTCTTCACTTATTTAATATGAATTAGCATCATTATTTTATATGTTTTACAGCATTTATAACGTAAATCCAGTACACAAGAAGAAAGATTTTCAATTTAAATGTTCATTTTATTTCCCTTTCTTGAATACTACTAATCGTATACATATAAATTCAGGAGGTTACTATATGAATCATCGTAATATGAGTTCCATCAAGGCAAAAACGAAAACACAAAAGCCCCAATTCTCTAATAATGATGCGTGGAAATATGAATCATACTATAAGTATCAGGCATTATTCTCTTATAAAAAGCTTTTTAATTTTCTTTCTCAACTTTTTAGACGTTAATATATGCACAAAAAATATATTATTCACAGAAGTTTTCTCAATATTAAACGTATAGACTTACTACAATTGAATTGTTAACATATATAATAATCTGTTGGATAAACCCCTTAAGTTGACCTGCTTATATTAGCAGGTCTTTTTCATGATTACATACTTCTGTGCACCTCAATCTCACTTCCACTTCTTTTCTCCATTTTATAACCATATTTAAATCCCAACAATTAATGATAATCATAAATTGTTGGGATTTAAATTGTTCACATATAATTATGCAATTCTTCTTTCTCAATACACAAAAGTCATTTTACTTGTTACTATAAAAGTACTCCAGATGAGTTTTTGCTCATCGACATTATCTAGTTATTGGGACCTGCCGCGGGAAGCAGGTCCCTTTGACTGTATTAAGGTACCAATTTCATTTGGACACATTTACCAGGTTTTTTCAAAAGAATTTTATGATAACATTACGTAGTCGAGTCCGACATCTCGGCAATACCCTTTGAGGGTCTGCAACTTCCCTTGCAGACCCTATTTTACTTTATATTCACTTTATTCATATATACCACAACATCATTCACC
This genomic interval from Bacillus thuringiensis contains the following:
- a CDS encoding gamma-glutamylcyclotransferase family protein; the protein is MYHVFVYGTLRRGQTNAHYMLGATCIADRAWTYGKLFDTNEGYPAMTYSIEEQVYGEIYVVNDEILCKLDELEEYKGNAETDLYNRITQTVYVAYREIEAYVYIAQDKKMLKKVIDSGDWLMYQKI
- the recQ gene encoding DNA helicase RecQ, encoding MFTKAQELLASYFGYSSFRRGQDETIKNVLDGKDTVCIMPTGGGKSICYQIPALVFEGTTLVISPLISLMKDQVDTLVQNGISATYINSSISIAEANQRIQLAKQGHYKLLYVAPERLDSMEFVDQLIDMKIPMIAIDEAHCISQWGHDFRPSYLHIHRILDYLPEKPLVLALTATATPQVRDDICNTLEINQENTIMTTFERENLSFSVIKGQDRNAYLADYIRQNQKESGIIYAATRKVVDQLYEDLMKAGVSVSKYHAGMSDIDRNEQQELFLRDEVSVMVATSAFGMGIDKSNIRYVIHYQLPKNMESYYQEAGRAGRDGLDSTCILLYSSQDVQVQRFLIDQSTGESRFSNELEKLQNMTDYCHTEQCLQSFILQYFGEEPKEDCGRCGNCTDNRESIDVTRESQMVLSCMIRTNQRFGKQMIAQVLTGSKNKKVIEFNFHTLPTYGLLSNRSVKEVSEFIEFLISDELIAVEHGTYPTLKVTEKGKEVLLGKENVLRKERVETRQIVQDHPLFEVLREVRKEIAQGEGVPPFVIFSDQTLKDMCVKMPQSDSELLTVKGIGEHKLVKYGSHFLQAVQHFIKENPNYAETIKTEVVSERKKSGKASANSHLETYEMYKQGIDLNEIAKERNLSRQTIENHLIRCYEDGMEVDWQSFVPAEYESLIETAVQNADGGLKSIKEQLPNEVSYFMIRAYLQIRK